Part of the Halopenitus persicus genome is shown below.
CGGCCGTCCGGAAAATGTGAGTGAACGCATGGGGCGCGGCGTCCTTGAGCACAGTGACGAGGAGCTGATGCGGCGGGAACACGAGTTCAACGACGGCTATTCGTAATCGGAGTCGCTTGCGACGCCGCAGTCAGAAGGACATATCCTCAGTCGCTTCGCCCCGCGTCAGATTGCTTATCCGCTAACCGGTCGTCCAAGAACCCTCGCAGCTTCGACTCGAACGACGGCGGCGTCGCTCCGTACGACGACGCTGCAAACTCGACTACTTCCTCAACATCGGCTTCCTCTAGTACCGTCCCCAATCCGTAGAGTGCAGAGCGGGCGACCTCACTGTAGAACTCGTCCTCGTCGTAGCAGAACTGGCAGTCCTTCCGCCAGTAGTCGGGGACGAACTGCACGCCCAGTGCTTGATGCCTGGGGCAGATCCCTTTCCGGACCTTCCCGATGTTTCGGAAGTCAATCTTCCACGCTCCGTCAGGCGCGATCTCGACAACGAAGTACGCGCCGAGAAGCGCATCGGCACCATGGTCTGCCGTTCGGTAGAGAAACGCCGTGTTGAGTGCCTTGTTCTTGTATCGGCCCGTGTGTATATGGCCCGAGAAGTACGCTTTGCCCGCGAAGTGGTCCAGTAGCTCGGGATACCAGTAGTGGGTGACGAGGATTGTGTCGTCTTCGACGAGCTCGACATCCTGGGTGAACGTTTCTCCAGCAACGGTGATCACGTCATCTTCGGGGATGAACGTCCCTGGCAGGTCGTAGTCTTGGAACGGCCGTTCCGGGCCGATTGCCCCATCACGGTTCCCCCAGATGTAGAGGAGTTCTCCCCGCTCGTTGAGGGCCTCGAACTGCGGCGTGATCGCCTCGAGCTGCTCACGGCCTTCGTCGACGCCGTCGAACCACGCGTTCGTGATATCGCCGACGTGAATGACGAAGTCGAATTCCTCGCCATCCGTCCCATCTACGACCCGTTCCATGGAGGTTACGTCGCCGTGATTGTCTCCCATGCAGAGGAAGCGCAGTGTCTCGTCATCGTCAGCTGTCATGGGGAATCGCTCTCGTATGGAGTGAGGGAGTTCATACGAGCCCTGCCTCCTCAAAGGCTTTCTCTGGATTGAGGTCCAAGGAGATACTCCCTGTCATGGGTTCTCGCTTCTCTGGAGGTACCGCTCACGGTGCTCCAGTATCCCGGACATCGTCGAAGGTGCGATACCTAGCTGCTCTTGAACATCCCGGTACGTTGCTCCGTCATCGACCATCTGGATGGCCTCGACGACATCTGCGAAACGCCCCTCACGGTCCGGAACCCACTGCTCACCCGCCTCGTCGAATCGAAACCCAATGGGAGGCCGTCCATGGTCGTAGCCATTGTCGATGCGTTCTTGGACGGCCTCACGGGCCCGCTGGATCTCCTTCTTCTTCGCTTCGTGTTCACTGGCGGCTTGGAGGACCTCCACGGCCGCCTGCACCGGGTCGGACAAGTCCAGCTTCCCCTCCTGGAAGGTGTGTGCTTCGACGTCGTGTTCGCGAAGGTCAAGGACGAGACGCATCGTCTCGTCGAAGTCGCGGGCG
Proteins encoded:
- a CDS encoding metallophosphoesterase family protein; this encodes MTADDDETLRFLCMGDNHGDVTSMERVVDGTDGEEFDFVIHVGDITNAWFDGVDEGREQLEAITPQFEALNERGELLYIWGNRDGAIGPERPFQDYDLPGTFIPEDDVITVAGETFTQDVELVEDDTILVTHYWYPELLDHFAGKAYFSGHIHTGRYKNKALNTAFLYRTADHGADALLGAYFVVEIAPDGAWKIDFRNIGKVRKGICPRHQALGVQFVPDYWRKDCQFCYDEDEFYSEVARSALYGLGTVLEEADVEEVVEFAASSYGATPPSFESKLRGFLDDRLADKQSDAGRSD
- a CDS encoding recombinase family protein, with the translated sequence MSSVIGYTRLSQESDTSLDRQKRHIREYVDENGLTLETIYDDGEQSSGFDESREEYQTVRERVKSGEIAAVIVNDKRRLARDFDETMRLVLDLREHDVEAHTFQEGKLDLSDPVQAAVEVLQAASEHEAKKKEIQRAREAVQERIDNGYDHGRPPIGFRFDEAGEQWVPDREGRFADVVEAIQMVDDGATYRDVQEQLGIAPSTMSGILEHRERYLQRSENP